In the genome of Gadus chalcogrammus isolate NIFS_2021 chromosome 21, NIFS_Gcha_1.0, whole genome shotgun sequence, one region contains:
- the LOC130374284 gene encoding ezrin-like isoform X1 — protein MPKAQVNVRVTTMDAELEFAVLPSTTGKQLFDQVVKTIGLREVWYFGLQYTDGKGYPTWLKLEKKVASQDIKKENPLQFKFRAKFFPEDVSEELIQDITQKLFFLQVKEGILSDEVYCPPETAVLLASYSVQAKFGDFNKEVHRSGYLTSDRLLPQRVQEQHHLSREQWEERIQVWHEEHRGMLKEDAMLEYLKIAQDLEMYGVNYFDIKNKKGTELWLGVDALGLNIYEKDDKLTPKIGFPWSEIRNISFNDKKFIIKPIDKKAPDFVFYAARLRINKRILQLCMGNHELYMRRRKPDTIEVQQMKAQAREEKHQKHLERAQLENEKKKREAIEREKDQMEQEKQDLVMRLYQFEEKTKKAERELQEQVQRAMMLDQERQRASDEAARLEMERQAALLAKEELARQAEDQMKGQEQLAAELAEHSAKIALLEEARRRKEEEADTWQHRAREAQDDLLKTKEELHMVMSAPPPPPPPPMMYEPMAVMDDYSDSEEKSSTHSADLHYDEINDHRYEEERLTEAEKNQRVQKQLMALTSELAQARDDTKKTQNDLLHTENVRAGRDKYKTLRQIRQGNTKQRIDEFEAL, from the exons gTGGTGAAGACGATCGGCTTACGCGAGGTCTGGTACTTTGGGCTCCAGTACACAGACGGCAAAGGTTACCCAACATGGCTGAAACTGGAGAAAAAG GTGGCGTCCCAGGACATCAAGAAGGAGAACCCTCTGCAGTTCAAGTTCCGGGCCAAGTTCTTCCCCGAGGACGTGTCGGAGGAGCTGATCCAGGACATCACCCAGAAGCTCTTCTTCCTGCAGGTGAAGGAGGGCATCCTCAGCGATGAGGTCTACTGCCCCCCCGAGACGGCCGTGCTGCTGGCCTCCTACTCGGTGCAGGCCAAGTTCGGAGACTTCAACAAGGAGGTCCACCGGTCGGGCTACCTCACCTCGGACCGCCTGCTGCCACAGCG AGTGCAGGAGCAGCACCATCTGTCCCGGGAGCAGTGGGAGGAGAGGATCCAGGTGTGGCACGAGGAGCACCGGGGCATGCTCAA GGAGGACGCTATGCTGGAGTACCTGAAGATCGCCCAGGACCTGGAGATGTACGGCGTCAACTACTTTGACATCAAGAACAAGAAGGGCACGGAGCTGTGGCTGGGCGTGGACGCGCTGGGCCTCAACATCTACGAGAAGGACGACAA ACTGACCCCCAAGATTGGGTTCCCCTGGAGCGAGATCCGGAACATCTCATTCAACGACAAGAAGTTCATCATCAAACCTATTGACAAGAAAGCCCCG GACTTTGTGTTCTACGCGGCTCGCCTGCGCATCAACAAGCGCATCCTGCAGCTGTGCATGGGCAACCACGAGCTCTACATGCGCCGCCGCAAGCCCGACACCATCGAGGTGCAGCAGATGAAGGCCCAGGCCCGGGAGGAGAAGCACCAGAAGCACCTGGAGCG CGCCCAGCTGGAGAACGAGAAGAAGAAGCGGGAGGCCATCGAGAGGGAGAAGGATCAGATGGAGCAGGAGAAGCAGGACCTGGTGATGAGACTGTACCAGTTTGAGGAGAAGACCAagaaggcagagagag AGCTCCAGGAGCAGGTCCAGAGGGCCATGATGCTGGACCAGGAGAGGCAGCGGGCGTCGGACGAGGCGGCGCggctggagatggagaggcaGGCCGCCCTGCTGGCCAAGGAGGAGCTGGCCCGCCAGGCCGAGGACCAGATGAAGGGCCAGGAGCAGCTG GCTGCAGAGTTGGCCGAGCACTCGGCTAAGATCGCTTTGCTGGAGGAAGCCAGGAGacgcaaggaggaggaggcagacacgTGGCAGCACAGG gccCGCGAGGCCCAGGACGACCTGCTGAAGACCAAGGAGGAGCTGCACATGGTGATGTCggcgccgcccccgccccctcccccgcccatgATGTACGAGCCCATGGCGGTGATGGACGACTACAGCGACAGCGAGGAGAAGTCGAGCACGCACAGCGCCGACCTGCACTACGACGAGATCAACGACCACCGCTACGAGGAGGAGCGCCTCACCGAGGCCGAGAAGAACCAGCGTGTGCAGAAGCAGCTGATG gcGCTGACCTCTGAGCTGGCCCAGGCCCGCGACGACACCAAGAAGACGCAGAACGATCTGCTCCACACGGAGAACGTGCGCGCCGGACGCGACAAGTACAAGACCCTGAGGCAGATCCGACAGGGCAACACGAAGCAGAGGATCGACGAGTTTGAGGCCTTATAA
- the LOC130374284 gene encoding ezrin-like isoform X2 — MPKAVNVRVTTMDAELEFAVLPSTTGKQLFDQVVKTIGLREVWYFGLQYTDGKGYPTWLKLEKKVASQDIKKENPLQFKFRAKFFPEDVSEELIQDITQKLFFLQVKEGILSDEVYCPPETAVLLASYSVQAKFGDFNKEVHRSGYLTSDRLLPQRVQEQHHLSREQWEERIQVWHEEHRGMLKEDAMLEYLKIAQDLEMYGVNYFDIKNKKGTELWLGVDALGLNIYEKDDKLTPKIGFPWSEIRNISFNDKKFIIKPIDKKAPDFVFYAARLRINKRILQLCMGNHELYMRRRKPDTIEVQQMKAQAREEKHQKHLERAQLENEKKKREAIEREKDQMEQEKQDLVMRLYQFEEKTKKAERELQEQVQRAMMLDQERQRASDEAARLEMERQAALLAKEELARQAEDQMKGQEQLAAELAEHSAKIALLEEARRRKEEEADTWQHRAREAQDDLLKTKEELHMVMSAPPPPPPPPMMYEPMAVMDDYSDSEEKSSTHSADLHYDEINDHRYEEERLTEAEKNQRVQKQLMALTSELAQARDDTKKTQNDLLHTENVRAGRDKYKTLRQIRQGNTKQRIDEFEAL, encoded by the exons gTGGTGAAGACGATCGGCTTACGCGAGGTCTGGTACTTTGGGCTCCAGTACACAGACGGCAAAGGTTACCCAACATGGCTGAAACTGGAGAAAAAG GTGGCGTCCCAGGACATCAAGAAGGAGAACCCTCTGCAGTTCAAGTTCCGGGCCAAGTTCTTCCCCGAGGACGTGTCGGAGGAGCTGATCCAGGACATCACCCAGAAGCTCTTCTTCCTGCAGGTGAAGGAGGGCATCCTCAGCGATGAGGTCTACTGCCCCCCCGAGACGGCCGTGCTGCTGGCCTCCTACTCGGTGCAGGCCAAGTTCGGAGACTTCAACAAGGAGGTCCACCGGTCGGGCTACCTCACCTCGGACCGCCTGCTGCCACAGCG AGTGCAGGAGCAGCACCATCTGTCCCGGGAGCAGTGGGAGGAGAGGATCCAGGTGTGGCACGAGGAGCACCGGGGCATGCTCAA GGAGGACGCTATGCTGGAGTACCTGAAGATCGCCCAGGACCTGGAGATGTACGGCGTCAACTACTTTGACATCAAGAACAAGAAGGGCACGGAGCTGTGGCTGGGCGTGGACGCGCTGGGCCTCAACATCTACGAGAAGGACGACAA ACTGACCCCCAAGATTGGGTTCCCCTGGAGCGAGATCCGGAACATCTCATTCAACGACAAGAAGTTCATCATCAAACCTATTGACAAGAAAGCCCCG GACTTTGTGTTCTACGCGGCTCGCCTGCGCATCAACAAGCGCATCCTGCAGCTGTGCATGGGCAACCACGAGCTCTACATGCGCCGCCGCAAGCCCGACACCATCGAGGTGCAGCAGATGAAGGCCCAGGCCCGGGAGGAGAAGCACCAGAAGCACCTGGAGCG CGCCCAGCTGGAGAACGAGAAGAAGAAGCGGGAGGCCATCGAGAGGGAGAAGGATCAGATGGAGCAGGAGAAGCAGGACCTGGTGATGAGACTGTACCAGTTTGAGGAGAAGACCAagaaggcagagagag AGCTCCAGGAGCAGGTCCAGAGGGCCATGATGCTGGACCAGGAGAGGCAGCGGGCGTCGGACGAGGCGGCGCggctggagatggagaggcaGGCCGCCCTGCTGGCCAAGGAGGAGCTGGCCCGCCAGGCCGAGGACCAGATGAAGGGCCAGGAGCAGCTG GCTGCAGAGTTGGCCGAGCACTCGGCTAAGATCGCTTTGCTGGAGGAAGCCAGGAGacgcaaggaggaggaggcagacacgTGGCAGCACAGG gccCGCGAGGCCCAGGACGACCTGCTGAAGACCAAGGAGGAGCTGCACATGGTGATGTCggcgccgcccccgccccctcccccgcccatgATGTACGAGCCCATGGCGGTGATGGACGACTACAGCGACAGCGAGGAGAAGTCGAGCACGCACAGCGCCGACCTGCACTACGACGAGATCAACGACCACCGCTACGAGGAGGAGCGCCTCACCGAGGCCGAGAAGAACCAGCGTGTGCAGAAGCAGCTGATG gcGCTGACCTCTGAGCTGGCCCAGGCCCGCGACGACACCAAGAAGACGCAGAACGATCTGCTCCACACGGAGAACGTGCGCGCCGGACGCGACAAGTACAAGACCCTGAGGCAGATCCGACAGGGCAACACGAAGCAGAGGATCGACGAGTTTGAGGCCTTATAA
- the LOC130374952 gene encoding synaptotagmin-like protein 3, with translation MDLSLLQTLEREKILQVLQRDRMLRTIEEERVRRMKQELQEIRRRGAKSLSRQYSERTCARCQRPLGKFWNSGDVCRGCSHRICSRCRVGGTASSHWATASLPEWRCTVCHAYRDIRVRSGDWFLEERAKKFPITTGRHDTVGEKLLKSYSMLSNISIVPPTPPPYLDCPLFCRSGDPLTHSAFFTKSVEDLMVSFTSQIKKISKSQNDVRSDQADKLTVGNATPMSPSHYTGQKSLSDTDIKSLHLTRGHSMSSLLHWSKGNQDGLSPGSDADLSLWASGTCSGKRGSTSSIVSVDGGASDSSRSVTGALELALAYHNTTSCLQVTVRGCQNVSYGNAKKKKCNPYVKIYLETHKAQASKRKTSVKRNTTDPVYNEVLQYQIERHLLSACTLRASVWHSGSLKRKVFLGETLVPLEAWSSEEMTVAWYPLCSKRPVAPEGGTVEQVKAEMHISLKLGPTCETSSICQTHGVDIGSQGYHRLTVLIKGVKNLPIKANTSQNMDVKGCLTLSRGRKVLSSSLRSGACSDSAQLLFDGLSRSELADCVLVLDVWDHTHLSLTDRPLGGARLDANKTGLPWQTVLQATNKWHDFSLPLVTNVSSRRT, from the exons ATGGATCTGAGCTTGCTTCaaaccctggagagagagaagatccTGCAGGTTCTCCAGAGAGACCGAATGCTGCGCACCATCGAAGAGGAGAGAGTAAG GAGGATGAAGCAGGAGCTGCAGGAGATCCGCCGCCGCGGCGCCAAGAGCCTGTCCCGGCAGTACAGCGAGAGGACGTGCGCCCGCTGCCAGAGACCCCTGGGCAAGTTCTGGAACTCGGGGGACGTGTGCCGCGGCTGCAGCCACCGCATCTGCAGCCGGTGCCGCGTGGGAGGGACCGCGTCTTCTCATTGGGCGACGGCGTCGCTGCCGGAGTGGAGGTGTACCGTCTGTCACGCCTACAG GGACATCAGGGTGCGCTCCGGCGACTGGTTCTTGGAGGAGAGGGCTAAGAAGTTTCCCATCACCACAG GCAGACATGACACTGTTGGTGAGAAGCTACTGAAGTCATACAGTATGCTGAG TAATATATCTATCGTGccacccactcctccaccctatCTCGACTGTCCCCTTTTCTGCAGATCTGGG gaccctctcacacactctgcATTTTTTACCAAATCAGTGGAGGACCTGATGGTTTCGTTCACCAGTCAAATTAAGA AAATTTCCAAGTCTCAGAATGACGTGCGTAGCGACCAGGCTGACAAGCTGACCGTGGGGAACGCCACCCCAATGTCCCCCTCCCACTACACCGGGCAGAAGAGCCTGTCTGACACCGACATCAAATCTCTCCAC CTGACCAGGGGCCACAGTATGAGCAGCCTGTTGCACTGGAGTAAGGGCAACCAGGACGGCTTGTCCCCGGGGTCCGACGCGGACCTGTCCCTCTGGGCCTCCGGGACCTGTAGCGGCAAGAGA ggcagcaccagcagcatcGTCAGCGTGGACGGAGGGGCCTCTGACAGCAGCCGGAGTGTGACTGGGGCGCTGGAGCTGGCACTCGCTTACCACAacaccacttcctgtctgcaggTCACCGTCAGAGGCTGCCAGAATGTCAGCTACGGCAAcgccaagaagaagaagtgtaACCC GTACGTCAAGATCTACCTGGAGACTCACAAGGCTCAGGCTAGTAAGAGGAAGACGTCGGTCAAGAGGAACACCACGGATCCGGTATATAATGAAGTCCTACAG TATCAGATAGAGCGCCACCTGCTGTCTGCCTGCACCCTGCGGGCCTCGGTGTGGCACTCTGGCAGCCTGAAGAGGAAGGTGTTCCTGGGGGAGACGCTGGTACCCCTGGAGGCCTGGAGCTCTGAGGAGATGACCGTCGCCTGGTACCCGCTGTGCTCAAAG CGCCCCGTGGCTCCAGAAGGGGGCACAGTGGAGCAGGTGAAAGCGGAGATGCACATCAGTCTCAAGCTGGGGCCAACGTGTGAGACCTCCTCCATCTGCCAAACACATG GGGTTGATATTGGCTCACAAGGCTATCATCGACTAACTGTCCTTATCAAAGGTGTCAAAAACCTTCCCATTAAAGCAAACACTAGTCAGAACATGGACGTCAAAGG gtGCCTGACCCTGTCCCGGGGTAGGAAGGTGCTCAGCTCCAGCCTGAGGAGCGGCGCCTGCTCCGACTCGGCCCAGCTGCTGTTTGACGGGCTGTCCCGCTCCGAGCTGGCGGACTGCGTGCTGGTCCTGGACGTGTGGGACCACACCCACCTCTCCCTGACGGACAGACCCCTCGGTGGCGCCCGGCTAGACGCCAATAAGACTG GGTTGCCATGGCAAACGGTGTTGCAGGCAACCAACAAGTGGCATGACTTCAGCCTCCCTCTCGTCACCAACGTCAGCTCCAGGAGAACGTGA